Proteins from a single region of Amycolatopsis sp. CA-230715:
- a CDS encoding 4-hydroxybenzoate 3-monooxygenase: protein MDQGRVAVVGAGPAGLVLANILHDSGIPVVVFERSSRAHVENRARAGLIEYGTVQALREHGLADGLLRANTTHRRCEFRFAGERFTLDYGRLNGDRVHYVYPQQFLVRDLIDRLLRGGGRIRFDTPVTEVAALESESPVVRFSDPAGDPGELRASFVAGCDGSLGACRRMVAGIDAHTVTKDYGSGLLAILSATPPIAADMVYALHRDGCAIHALRTPDTSRFYLQTEPGDELADWGEERIWAELRRRFAVADGPLPRPGPIMETALFGMRSAVTEELRYGRMFLVGDAAHIITPFGGKGMNLAVADAVELAGAIRCAVRTGDDRLLTGYGSAVVRRVWATQELSNAMIELLCAPRTGDPEFHHRLQVARLRKWGSSPASATGFAKDYAG from the coding sequence ATGGACCAGGGTCGGGTCGCGGTGGTCGGGGCGGGCCCGGCCGGTCTGGTGCTGGCGAACATCCTGCACGACAGCGGGATACCGGTGGTGGTGTTCGAACGGTCGAGCCGCGCGCACGTGGAAAACCGGGCCAGGGCGGGGCTGATCGAGTACGGCACCGTGCAGGCCCTGCGCGAGCACGGGCTGGCCGACGGGCTCCTGCGGGCGAACACCACCCACCGCCGCTGCGAATTCCGGTTCGCGGGGGAGCGGTTCACCTTGGACTACGGTCGCCTCAACGGTGACCGCGTCCACTACGTCTATCCGCAGCAGTTCCTGGTCCGCGATCTGATCGACCGGCTGCTCCGCGGCGGCGGGCGCATCCGGTTCGACACCCCGGTCACCGAGGTCGCCGCACTCGAGTCCGAGTCGCCGGTGGTCCGGTTTTCCGATCCCGCTGGCGATCCGGGCGAACTGCGGGCCTCGTTCGTCGCCGGGTGCGACGGCAGCCTCGGTGCCTGCCGCCGGATGGTCGCCGGCATCGACGCGCACACCGTCACCAAGGACTACGGTTCCGGCCTGCTCGCCATCCTGTCCGCGACCCCGCCGATCGCCGCCGACATGGTGTACGCCCTGCACCGCGACGGCTGCGCGATCCACGCGCTGCGTACCCCCGACACGAGCCGGTTCTACCTCCAGACCGAGCCGGGCGACGAGCTCGCCGACTGGGGCGAGGAGCGGATCTGGGCTGAGCTGCGCCGCCGGTTCGCGGTCGCCGACGGCCCGCTGCCGCGTCCAGGGCCCATCATGGAGACCGCCCTGTTCGGCATGCGGTCCGCGGTGACCGAAGAACTGCGCTACGGCAGGATGTTCCTGGTCGGCGACGCGGCGCACATCATCACCCCGTTCGGCGGCAAGGGGATGAACCTCGCCGTCGCCGACGCCGTCGAGCTGGCTGGCGCGATCCGGTGCGCCGTCAGGACGGGTGACGATCGCCTTCTCACCGGGTACGGCTCGGCGGTGGTGCGGCGGGTGTGGGCGACCCAGGAGCTGTCGAACGCGATGATCGAGCTGCTGTGCGCACCGCGGACCGGAGACCCGGAGTTCCACCACCGGCTGCAGGTGGCGCGGTTGAGGAAATGGGGTTCCTCCCCGGCGAGCGCCACCGGATTCGCCAAGGACTACGCGGGTTGA
- a CDS encoding MFS transporter produces the protein MPQTRTSSSRTEVTGAAFDDVPLNRFHLRITALTFCANYSDGYELGIISIALPVIAGRLGFGPVWEGLLGASALIGIFLGSVLVGWAADKIGRQRLYTLDFLLIAVASAAEFFVTDPGQLFVLRLLIGIGIGADYALGPTLVAEFVPRRYRGGLLASLTVLWTVGYVAAFFLGNYVVTLGGDAWRWLLASSCLPAIAVVLLRIGVPESPRWLLTRGRVEQARAVVRRLGGDEAAFESLAGSHQAERRARYRDLFGRKYWRRTAFGAIFYNAQVVPYFAIYTFLPLVLLKMGVGEEDTTSDGLLNLFLLVGSLCGLWLVAKATRRGLTIWSFVVLIASLAPMAVWPDAPTALLFPLFLVFTFTMSAAVNLDQVYPAELFPTDLRSSGVGLLNGLSRIGSAIGTFLLPLSLDGIGFSPTMLVLTLVLVAGLISSILWAPETKNASLD, from the coding sequence ATGCCGCAGACCAGGACCTCTTCCTCCCGGACTGAGGTCACCGGCGCCGCGTTCGACGACGTCCCGCTCAACCGATTCCACCTGCGCATCACCGCGCTCACCTTCTGCGCCAACTATTCCGACGGCTACGAACTCGGCATCATCAGCATCGCGCTGCCGGTGATCGCCGGGAGGCTCGGGTTCGGACCGGTGTGGGAGGGCCTGCTCGGGGCCTCGGCGCTGATCGGGATCTTCCTCGGCAGCGTCCTCGTCGGCTGGGCCGCTGACAAGATCGGCCGCCAGCGCCTCTACACCCTGGACTTCCTGCTGATCGCGGTGGCTTCGGCGGCCGAGTTCTTCGTGACCGATCCGGGGCAGCTTTTCGTGCTGCGGTTGCTGATCGGGATCGGGATCGGCGCCGACTACGCGCTCGGGCCGACGCTCGTGGCCGAGTTCGTGCCCCGCAGGTACCGCGGCGGGCTGCTCGCGTCGCTGACGGTGCTGTGGACGGTGGGCTACGTGGCGGCGTTCTTCCTCGGGAACTACGTGGTGACACTGGGCGGAGACGCCTGGCGCTGGCTGCTCGCGAGCAGTTGCCTGCCCGCGATCGCCGTGGTGCTGCTGCGCATCGGCGTGCCGGAGTCGCCGCGATGGCTGCTCACGCGCGGCCGGGTGGAGCAGGCGCGCGCCGTCGTGCGCAGGCTCGGCGGCGACGAAGCCGCGTTCGAATCGCTGGCGGGTTCGCACCAGGCCGAACGCAGGGCGAGGTACCGCGACCTGTTCGGCCGGAAGTACTGGCGGCGCACCGCGTTCGGCGCGATCTTCTACAACGCCCAGGTGGTGCCGTACTTCGCGATCTACACCTTCCTTCCGTTGGTGCTGCTCAAAATGGGCGTCGGCGAGGAGGACACCACCAGCGACGGCCTGCTGAACCTCTTCCTCCTCGTGGGCAGCCTGTGCGGGCTGTGGCTCGTGGCCAAGGCGACGCGGCGCGGGCTGACGATCTGGTCGTTCGTGGTGCTCATCGCCAGCCTCGCCCCGATGGCCGTCTGGCCCGACGCACCCACCGCGCTGCTGTTCCCGCTGTTCCTCGTGTTCACCTTCACGATGTCCGCCGCGGTGAATCTCGACCAGGTCTACCCGGCCGAGCTGTTCCCCACGGATCTGCGCAGCTCCGGCGTCGGACTGCTCAACGGCCTCAGCCGCATCGGCTCCGCGATCGGCACGTTCCTGCTTCCGCTCAGCTTGGACGGGATCGGGTTCTCGCCGACCATGCTCGTACTGACGCTCGTCCTCGTCGCCGGACTGATCAGCTCGATCCTGTGGGCCCCGGAAACCAAGAACGCCAGCCTGGACTGA
- a CDS encoding aromatic amino acid ammonia-lyase: protein MTDSSRIEIRGEGLRCADVVRVARRSAWADLAPEAAERATRGYELAVELGAKRAVYGRTTGVGANRHTVVDAETADQHGLRLLRSHAGGTGDPLPDDAVRAIMVIRLNQLAAAGSGVHPRMLRALETALRVGALPLVHSRGAIGTGDLTALAEIALTLADELPWAAGALDPVPVSPGDALAFISSNAATLAEAVLAWHDLSRLLAASHVVTALTFCALGGSPEAYSERVHQARPHPGAIRCAAELRRLLSTPDDLPTGRRLQDPFGLRAFPQVQGPALEAAENVERVLGIDLNAAAENPLIDVETEQAYHHGQFSTAHVALAFDHLRAALHHVAELSTARLGDLVEPDLSGLPPFLAEGPPGSSGIMILEYVAHDALGTLRHAASPVTLGTAVISRGLEDHASFSTHAVRSTVAAAAAYRTVLACELLGAVRALRMAGTRLPATPLRDALRLAENTLPHTAEDHPLSAEITKAERLLDRLATL, encoded by the coding sequence ATGACCGACAGCAGCCGGATCGAGATCAGGGGCGAGGGGCTGCGCTGTGCCGACGTGGTCAGGGTCGCCCGCCGCAGCGCGTGGGCGGACCTCGCACCCGAAGCCGCCGAACGGGCCACTCGCGGGTACGAACTCGCCGTGGAACTGGGCGCCAAACGCGCGGTCTACGGCCGCACCACCGGGGTCGGCGCGAACCGCCACACGGTGGTGGACGCGGAAACGGCCGACCAGCACGGCCTGCGGTTGCTCCGCAGCCACGCGGGCGGCACCGGCGACCCGCTGCCCGACGACGCCGTGCGCGCGATCATGGTCATCCGGCTCAACCAGCTCGCCGCCGCGGGCAGCGGCGTGCACCCCAGGATGTTGCGGGCACTCGAAACCGCGCTGCGGGTCGGCGCGCTGCCGCTCGTGCACTCGCGCGGCGCGATCGGCACCGGCGATCTCACCGCACTCGCCGAGATCGCGCTGACGCTCGCCGACGAACTCCCCTGGGCGGCGGGAGCGCTGGATCCCGTGCCGGTCAGCCCCGGTGACGCGCTGGCGTTCATCTCCAGCAACGCCGCGACACTGGCCGAAGCCGTACTCGCCTGGCACGACCTGTCCCGGTTGCTCGCGGCGAGCCACGTGGTGACCGCGTTGACGTTCTGCGCGCTCGGCGGCTCCCCCGAGGCCTATTCCGAACGCGTGCACCAGGCAAGGCCGCATCCGGGGGCGATCCGGTGCGCGGCCGAACTCCGCAGGCTGCTGAGCACCCCCGACGACCTGCCGACCGGGCGGCGGCTGCAGGATCCGTTCGGGCTGCGCGCTTTTCCCCAGGTTCAAGGCCCGGCGCTCGAAGCCGCGGAGAACGTCGAACGGGTGCTCGGCATCGACCTCAACGCCGCGGCCGAAAACCCGTTGATCGACGTGGAAACCGAGCAGGCGTACCACCACGGCCAGTTCTCGACCGCGCACGTGGCGCTCGCCTTCGACCACCTGCGCGCCGCGCTCCACCACGTCGCCGAACTGTCCACCGCGCGGCTGGGCGATCTCGTCGAGCCCGATCTCAGCGGGCTTCCGCCGTTCCTCGCCGAAGGTCCGCCTGGCAGCTCCGGGATCATGATCCTCGAATACGTGGCCCACGATGCGCTCGGGACACTCCGGCACGCCGCGTCTCCCGTCACGCTGGGCACCGCGGTGATCTCGCGCGGCCTCGAAGACCACGCGAGCTTCTCCACCCACGCCGTGCGCAGCACCGTCGCGGCCGCCGCGGCGTATCGCACCGTGCTCGCCTGCGAACTCCTCGGCGCCGTCCGCGCGCTGAGGATGGCCGGTACGCGACTCCCCGCCACTCCCCTGCGCGACGCACTGCGGCTCGCGGAAAACACCTTGCCGCACACAGCGGAGGACCATCCGCTGAGCGCCGAAATCACCAAGGCCGAACGGCTCCTCGACCGGCTCGCCACTCTCTGA
- a CDS encoding TIGR03086 family metal-binding protein — protein MFEHDDDEALFGHLRTANAGLLDRLRRVRHEHWAQPTPCAEWTVRQLVSHLVQANLIYALLLRGGRKEQFITIREQDTLGDDPLAAFERAAAECSAEFRAEGALDRAVDYPFGPVVGRQLLGLLIADVVVHTWDLARAIEGDERLDPELVSWTHANIEAIFDGVSDGPTATDNSGNYFAYPPSAPPRSADPQNLLLHLMGRTS, from the coding sequence ATGTTCGAACACGACGATGACGAGGCCCTGTTCGGCCACCTGCGCACGGCCAACGCCGGGCTGCTCGACCGGCTGCGCCGGGTGCGCCACGAGCACTGGGCCCAGCCGACCCCGTGTGCCGAGTGGACCGTGCGCCAGCTGGTGAGCCATCTGGTCCAGGCCAATCTTATCTACGCCCTGCTGCTGCGGGGCGGCCGCAAGGAGCAGTTCATCACCATCCGGGAGCAGGACACCCTCGGCGACGACCCGCTCGCCGCGTTCGAGCGCGCTGCCGCGGAGTGCTCCGCGGAATTCCGCGCGGAAGGTGCGCTCGACCGGGCCGTCGACTACCCGTTCGGGCCGGTCGTCGGACGCCAGCTGCTCGGGTTGCTGATCGCGGACGTCGTGGTGCACACGTGGGATCTCGCTCGCGCGATCGAAGGCGACGAGCGACTGGATCCCGAGCTGGTTTCGTGGACCCACGCCAACATCGAGGCGATCTTCGACGGGGTGAGCGACGGTCCTACCGCGACGGACAACAGCGGCAACTACTTCGCGTACCCGCCGTCGGCCCCGCCGAGGTCGGCCGATCCGCAAAACCTGTTGCTGCACCTCATGGGGCGCACCAGCTAG
- a CDS encoding AAA family ATPase, with product MNDAVRKLPVRRARRRSMADRVRLLRHQGFVGRVAQRRLFASALRGDPDAPRVLFVHGPGGIGKSALLRRLADDAEDLGHTVAWVSGEYVLASTTAFTEEAAPVETADRPVLVVDGFEHCQVLETWLREHFLPTVPEDTVVVVAGRRKPEPNWTLDPGWRQLVRAISLEPLTPDEVADLLDERGVPGSLHSAVNGFAGGHPLALCLAAETATSLDDATWAPSPDVIETLLARLIDRVPSPAHEYGLRVCAHVRHVTVDLLRTGLGEDDAVAVFDWLGGLPYVEPGPHGLAAHELVRDVLDSSFKWRDPAAYSALHARMWQHLGERAQNASGDAVPVASSEITYLFRYTDYVREDIVDVEPEALFEREYAPAEREDLLRLAREDQGDEYAARVAYWLDRRPEAFQVYCRAADMVPVSFFAWLRLRPGSDDLTADPALAPVKEYLDRTGGVNTGEHVGVARFLVPAPSTTRYTTAANAHSSRISTEQLRYRDGLVASFLVLPDAEGFAPKLEWFDYRLYDSIPALGDGNWGVFVHDWREIPLPAHLERIMPRIGGAVPGAEAARAFPSPVAMTQEQHFEAVKQLLRDWHDEEVFAANPLVRVHRDAAALREAVLKAVEELAGDPRRVNHHRALRATYLERATTQEAAAARLGMPFGTYRRHLRSGTREVCAILWAAREGRGSP from the coding sequence GTGAACGACGCAGTCCGCAAGCTGCCGGTGCGCCGGGCGCGGCGGCGATCGATGGCCGACCGCGTGCGGCTGCTCCGCCACCAGGGCTTCGTCGGCAGGGTCGCGCAGCGCCGGTTGTTCGCTTCGGCGTTGCGGGGTGACCCCGACGCGCCACGGGTGCTGTTCGTGCACGGTCCCGGCGGGATCGGCAAGTCCGCGCTGCTGAGGCGGCTGGCCGACGACGCCGAAGACCTCGGGCACACCGTCGCGTGGGTCAGCGGGGAGTACGTGCTCGCCTCCACGACCGCGTTCACCGAGGAAGCCGCGCCGGTGGAGACCGCCGACCGGCCGGTCCTCGTCGTCGACGGGTTCGAGCACTGCCAGGTCCTCGAGACCTGGCTACGGGAGCACTTCCTGCCGACGGTGCCGGAGGACACCGTCGTCGTCGTGGCCGGGCGGCGCAAACCGGAGCCGAACTGGACGCTCGACCCAGGATGGCGGCAGCTCGTGCGCGCGATCTCGCTGGAGCCGCTGACCCCGGACGAGGTCGCGGACCTGCTCGACGAGCGCGGGGTTCCCGGCTCGCTGCACTCGGCCGTGAACGGTTTCGCCGGTGGGCATCCGCTCGCGCTCTGCCTCGCGGCCGAGACCGCGACGTCGCTCGACGACGCGACTTGGGCCCCCAGCCCCGATGTCATCGAGACCCTGCTGGCCAGGTTGATCGATCGAGTGCCTTCGCCGGCCCACGAGTACGGCCTGCGCGTCTGCGCCCATGTGCGGCACGTGACCGTCGATCTGCTGCGCACCGGGCTCGGCGAGGATGACGCCGTCGCCGTGTTCGACTGGCTCGGCGGATTGCCTTACGTGGAGCCAGGACCGCACGGGCTCGCCGCCCACGAACTGGTGCGCGACGTCCTCGACTCGTCGTTCAAGTGGCGCGATCCCGCGGCGTACTCCGCCCTGCACGCGCGGATGTGGCAGCACCTGGGCGAACGCGCGCAGAACGCGTCGGGAGACGCCGTCCCGGTGGCGTCGTCGGAAATCACCTACCTCTTCCGGTACACCGACTACGTGCGCGAGGACATCGTCGACGTGGAACCCGAGGCGCTGTTCGAACGCGAGTACGCGCCGGCGGAGCGGGAAGATCTGCTTCGCCTGGCACGGGAGGACCAAGGTGACGAGTACGCGGCGCGGGTCGCGTACTGGCTCGATCGCCGTCCCGAAGCGTTCCAGGTCTACTGCCGCGCCGCGGACATGGTGCCGGTGTCCTTCTTCGCCTGGCTGCGCCTGCGCCCCGGTTCCGACGACCTGACCGCCGACCCCGCGCTCGCGCCCGTCAAGGAGTACCTCGACCGCACCGGCGGGGTGAACACCGGGGAACACGTCGGCGTGGCCCGTTTCCTGGTGCCCGCACCATCCACGACGCGGTACACGACCGCCGCCAACGCGCACAGCTCGCGGATTTCCACCGAGCAGTTGCGGTACCGCGACGGTCTCGTCGCGAGCTTCCTCGTCCTGCCGGACGCCGAAGGCTTCGCTCCCAAGCTCGAGTGGTTCGACTACCGGCTGTACGACTCGATACCGGCTCTCGGGGACGGGAACTGGGGCGTGTTCGTGCACGACTGGCGGGAAATCCCGCTCCCGGCGCACCTGGAGCGGATCATGCCCCGGATCGGCGGCGCCGTGCCCGGTGCCGAGGCGGCGCGGGCCTTCCCGTCTCCCGTCGCCATGACGCAGGAACAGCACTTCGAGGCCGTCAAGCAGCTCCTGCGCGATTGGCACGACGAAGAAGTCTTCGCGGCGAATCCGCTCGTGCGCGTCCACCGGGACGCGGCGGCTTTGCGCGAGGCGGTACTCAAAGCCGTCGAGGAACTCGCGGGCGATCCCCGCCGGGTCAACCACCATCGCGCGCTGCGGGCCACCTACCTCGAGCGCGCCACGACCCAGGAAGCGGCGGCGGCGCGCCTCGGTATGCCGTTCGGCACCTACCGGCGGCATCTGCGGTCGGGCACGCGCGAGGTCTGCGCGATCCTTTGGGCCGCTCGTGAAGGACGCGGTTCCCCCTGA
- a CDS encoding pyridoxamine 5'-phosphate oxidase family protein yields the protein MSLFTDPEIDFLRQHRVGRLATSGKSGRPHVVPVLYRFDAERGSFGIGARELPERGQDRLYARHVAVNPQVAFVVDDFTSEPSWTPRGVTVKGEARVHTEGGELLGFGPRWLEIVPGWVSSWGVGTDPFRPAVPRRG from the coding sequence ATGAGCCTGTTCACCGATCCGGAGATCGACTTCCTCCGGCAGCACCGGGTGGGGCGGTTGGCGACCTCGGGCAAGTCCGGCCGGCCGCACGTCGTGCCGGTCCTCTACCGGTTCGACGCCGAGCGCGGCTCGTTCGGGATCGGCGCGCGCGAACTCCCCGAACGCGGCCAGGACCGGCTCTACGCCCGGCACGTCGCGGTCAACCCCCAGGTCGCCTTCGTGGTCGACGATTTCACCAGCGAGCCGTCGTGGACCCCTCGGGGCGTGACGGTCAAGGGCGAGGCGAGGGTGCACACCGAAGGCGGCGAGCTGCTCGGCTTCGGCCCGCGGTGGCTGGAGATCGTGCCCGGCTGGGTCTCCTCGTGGGGCGTCGGCACGGATCCGTTCCGCCCCGCCGTACCGCGGCGGGGCTGA
- a CDS encoding FAS1-like dehydratase domain-containing protein — MSSPHWEPRTVITSERADPAPVAALAALFDDGIPAPRPGDELPPLWHWVALPRWPAAADLGPDGHPARGDFLPPVDLPRRMFAGGELTFHAPLHVGETVRRESTVESVTEKDGRSGKLVIAAVRTRLSTEDGMLAIDERQDLIYREAGSAAYTPPPVEDAAALRPSGSPFRRAATGNWEFTTDPTLLMRFSAATANPHRIHYDWPYTTRVEGYPGLVVHGPLMSLALAEALRLDRVPGRVVRLAHRNKAPLFCGESARLDLAQCEDGCTADLIGPGGTVRTSLTVHIGLNGPVRTDGEGR, encoded by the coding sequence GTGTCCTCACCGCACTGGGAGCCGCGCACCGTCATCACGTCCGAGCGGGCCGATCCCGCACCGGTCGCCGCGCTCGCCGCGCTCTTCGACGACGGCATCCCCGCTCCCCGCCCCGGCGACGAACTGCCACCCCTGTGGCATTGGGTGGCGCTCCCCCGCTGGCCCGCCGCCGCCGACCTGGGCCCCGACGGGCACCCGGCGCGGGGCGACTTCCTCCCTCCGGTCGACCTGCCCCGTCGCATGTTCGCCGGCGGCGAGCTGACCTTCCACGCTCCACTGCATGTCGGAGAAACCGTCCGGCGGGAGTCCACAGTGGAATCCGTGACCGAGAAGGACGGCCGCTCCGGCAAGCTCGTCATCGCCGCCGTCCGCACCCGGCTGTCCACTGAGGACGGAATGCTCGCGATCGACGAACGGCAGGACCTGATCTACCGGGAAGCCGGGTCGGCCGCGTATACGCCTCCGCCGGTCGAGGACGCGGCCGCGCTCCGGCCCTCGGGTTCCCCGTTCCGCCGCGCCGCCACCGGGAACTGGGAGTTCACCACCGACCCCACGCTGCTCATGCGGTTCTCCGCGGCCACCGCGAACCCGCACCGCATCCACTACGACTGGCCGTACACGACCCGCGTCGAAGGGTATCCCGGCCTGGTCGTGCACGGACCGCTGATGTCGCTCGCACTGGCCGAGGCGCTGCGGCTGGACCGGGTTCCCGGCCGCGTGGTCCGGCTGGCGCACCGCAACAAGGCACCGCTATTCTGCGGCGAATCCGCCCGGCTGGACCTGGCCCAGTGCGAGGACGGCTGCACCGCGGACCTGATCGGGCCGGGCGGCACGGTTCGTACCAGCCTCACCGTCCACATCGGACTAAATGGCCCGGTGAGAACGGATGGAGAAGGTCGATGA
- a CDS encoding O-methyltransferase produces MPVSHKAIEPTAEIHRYVVRHGRAADPLLEELAEVSREKFPAMGHMTLPLDEAALLGFLVRLTGASAIVEVGMFTGSSTIALARALPPGGRVLTCEIDARCAEIGESYLERAGVADRVDVRVGPALDTLRSLPGIAHLDLVFIDADKPGYLGYWDELVPRVRPGGLLVVDNTLFSGQVVDPAPGSKAAAVHAFNEHARADERVELVMMHLADGVTLARRLAEPAV; encoded by the coding sequence TTGCCCGTTTCGCACAAGGCAATTGAGCCGACCGCCGAAATCCACCGCTACGTCGTCCGGCACGGACGCGCGGCCGACCCGTTGCTGGAAGAGCTGGCGGAAGTGAGCCGGGAGAAGTTCCCTGCCATGGGGCACATGACGTTGCCGCTGGACGAAGCGGCGCTGCTCGGCTTCCTGGTGCGGCTCACCGGCGCGAGCGCGATCGTGGAAGTCGGCATGTTCACCGGGTCCTCGACGATCGCGCTCGCTAGGGCGCTCCCGCCAGGGGGCAGGGTGCTGACCTGTGAGATCGACGCGCGCTGCGCCGAGATCGGCGAGTCCTACCTGGAGCGGGCCGGTGTCGCGGACCGGGTGGACGTCCGCGTCGGCCCCGCGCTGGACACCCTCCGCTCGCTGCCCGGCATCGCGCATCTCGACCTGGTCTTCATCGACGCCGACAAGCCCGGCTACCTCGGCTACTGGGACGAGCTGGTGCCGAGGGTGCGCCCTGGCGGTTTGCTGGTCGTGGACAACACGCTGTTTTCCGGTCAGGTGGTGGACCCCGCGCCGGGGAGCAAGGCCGCGGCGGTGCACGCGTTCAACGAGCACGCCCGTGCCGACGAGCGCGTCGAGCTGGTGATGATGCACCTGGCGGACGGGGTCACGCTCGCCAGACGCCTCGCCGAGCCCGCGGTCTGA
- a CDS encoding MurR/RpiR family transcriptional regulator: MSRSLHDLLTAHRLTPAQRRIASYLAERAADAAALTSAELAQCTEVSQPSVTRFVALLGFDGYGEFRRYLRDASDEPATEGGNKFQAAIDADLRNLTALRAQLADETRLRSIAERLMASRPLVITGYRVSAAQAASFAYLARKIHPDVQLVTDAGSVFGDAVRHAHRRGAGVLVLFALPRYPRESAEALAQARSLGLRTLLVTDRPVSSLTPSADDVLHAGVASEFVFDSHAAVVSLSVALVEAMADAAGALARQRLEGFEDYAADQDLFLPD; the protein is encoded by the coding sequence GTGTCCCGGTCTCTGCACGACCTGCTGACGGCGCACCGGCTCACGCCGGCGCAGCGGCGCATCGCCAGCTACCTCGCCGAGCGCGCCGCCGACGCCGCGGCGCTGACCAGCGCCGAGCTCGCGCAGTGCACCGAAGTGAGCCAGCCGTCCGTGACCCGGTTCGTCGCACTGCTCGGGTTCGACGGCTACGGCGAGTTCCGCCGCTACCTTCGCGACGCCTCGGACGAACCGGCCACCGAGGGCGGCAACAAGTTCCAGGCGGCGATCGACGCCGACCTGCGCAACCTGACGGCGCTGCGCGCCCAGCTGGCGGACGAGACGCGCCTGCGCTCCATTGCCGAACGGCTCATGGCGTCGCGGCCGCTGGTGATCACCGGCTACCGGGTTTCCGCCGCGCAGGCGGCTTCATTCGCTTATCTGGCAAGGAAAATCCATCCGGACGTGCAGCTCGTCACTGACGCGGGCAGTGTGTTCGGCGACGCCGTGCGGCACGCCCACCGGCGTGGCGCGGGTGTACTGGTCCTGTTCGCCCTTCCCCGCTACCCGAGGGAGAGCGCCGAGGCCCTCGCGCAGGCCCGTTCGCTCGGGCTGCGCACCCTCCTGGTCACCGACCGACCCGTGTCGTCCCTGACCCCGTCCGCAGACGACGTGCTGCACGCGGGCGTGGCTTCGGAGTTCGTGTTCGACTCCCACGCCGCGGTCGTGTCGCTGTCCGTCGCGCTGGTCGAGGCGATGGCCGACGCCGCGGGCGCGCTCGCCAGGCAACGACTGGAAGGCTTCGAAGACTATGCCGCAGACCAGGACCTCTTCCTCCCGGACTGA
- a CDS encoding response regulator transcription factor: protein MTLTCLPPNTAESEAATVMVAVHASDPMTGLGAASILGVDRRLNVLTGADLSLAEVIVVVEDSIDNDVFAFLRDVRAKTRLPSPPRCVIVTDHFRTDAVITAIECGMAALLRRSDTTSAELVRTVLAVSKGLAYLPPRVQGSLLQQLDRIREDVLEPNGLTLSGLSARERDVLRLLADGRGTEEIAAALAYSESTVKNVLHGLMSRFGLHSRSHAVAYALRSGVI, encoded by the coding sequence ATGACCCTGACCTGTCTTCCGCCGAACACCGCGGAGTCCGAGGCCGCGACCGTGATGGTCGCCGTGCACGCGTCGGACCCGATGACCGGGCTCGGCGCGGCCAGCATCCTCGGCGTCGACCGGCGCCTGAACGTCCTGACCGGCGCCGACCTGTCGCTGGCCGAGGTGATCGTGGTTGTCGAGGATTCCATCGACAACGACGTTTTCGCCTTCCTGCGGGACGTGCGGGCGAAAACGCGGCTGCCTTCGCCGCCCCGCTGCGTGATCGTCACCGACCACTTCCGGACCGACGCCGTGATCACCGCGATCGAATGCGGGATGGCCGCGCTGCTGCGGCGGTCCGACACCACCAGCGCGGAACTGGTGCGGACCGTTCTCGCGGTCAGCAAGGGCCTGGCGTACCTGCCGCCCCGGGTGCAGGGCAGCCTGCTCCAGCAGCTGGACCGGATTCGGGAGGACGTGCTGGAGCCCAACGGCCTCACGCTGTCCGGCCTGTCCGCGCGCGAGCGGGACGTGCTCCGGCTGCTCGCCGACGGCCGCGGCACCGAAGAGATCGCGGCCGCGCTCGCGTACTCGGAGAGCACCGTGAAGAACGTGCTCCACGGCCTGATGTCCCGCTTCGGCCTCCACAGCCGTTCGCACGCGGTCGCCTACGCACTGCGATCCGGCGTGATCTAG